DNA from Sulfurimonas gotlandica GD1:
TTATCTTCATCTAATTTTCTGTATAATTTCAAAAACTAATCAAAGGCTTCTCCTATGGCAAAGCATCCAACACTCTTAGAACAATTTCGCTCTTTTTATTTTCAAAACAACCCTAAAGATATGGAGCAAGCTATAAAGTACTTTGGTGTCTTTGGTGGAATGAGCTGGAGTGTTGATATGGATAAGCCACTTTCAGAGCTAATAGAAAGTAAAGTTTTCAAGAACTACAAGTATATTCACGCAGATATTACAAAAATTACAGAGAGCGACAAACACTCCCACCAGCTCCTAAGTGGCATCGCTACTGGAGACCGTCGAATGCATTCTGCTTTAAAAAGAGCTCGCATCTCAAGAAATGATGGTGAGTATGCGATGGAAAATCTTTTTGAGAGAGGTCTTCTAGAAGCTGAATACTCTCTTGAATCTCCACCAAACGAAGAAGATCGTATAGATAAAAAACTCAACTTTCCTAAACCTTTCATGCGTTTTTGGTTCTCTTTTATATCTCCATATTTTAAAAGTATCAAAGATGGTGATTACAAAGAAGCAAAAGAGACATTTGCCAATCGTGAACAAGAGTTCTCTGAGCTGATATTTACAAAACTAGCCATGGAAGTTGTGAAGAAAAGTATAAAAGATGATCCTATTAAAGAGATAGGAAGTTACTGGGATAGAAATACTGAAATCGACATCTTGGCAAAAACAAAGTCTGGTAAAATCGTTGCTGGCATTTGTAAAAACTCTAACTCTAAAGCAAAAAAGACTGATCTTACTAAACTAAAAGAACAATGTGAAAAGGCTGAACTAACTCCGGATATCTGCGTAATTATTTCAAAGAGCGGTTTTTCAAATGAGCTAAAAAATGAAAAGGGAGCAGAGCTTAGACTACTTACTCTTAAAAACTTTAAAAGTCTAGTTGAAGACCTGAGTGAAAAAGACTTCATAGAATGCAGTGGAAAAAGATATTAACACTATGAAAAAGAAAGTTGCTTACCAAGGCGTAAAAGGCGCTTATTCTCACCTGGCTTGCCATCATGCTTATCCTGAGTATGAGGCTATTGCATGTAAATCGTTTGATGATACTATGTATTTAGTAGAAGAAAATGAAGCTGATCTTGCGATGATTCCGATGGAAAACTCAACAGCAGGCAGAGTTGAAGAAATTTACAGACTCATACCGAAGATGAACCTCTACATAATAGCTGAGCACTTTGAACCTGTAAACCACTGTCTACTTGCACTTCCAGGAGCAAAATTAGAAGACCTAAAAACTGTATCTTCTCACCCGCAAGCACTGGCTCAGTGCAAAAATCACATCGAAAAGCATAACCTAGATGCCAGAGCTAAGTTTGACACAGCAGGTTCAGCTGAAGAGCTTGTAAGTATGCAAGATAAAACTCACTCTGCCATAGCATCTAGCTTAGCTGCAGAGATATATGACTTAGAGATTTTAGAAGAAGGATTTCAAGACTTAAAAAATAATACTACACGCTTTCTTATTCTCTCTAAAGAGCACATCGTTCCTGCGTTTTGTGAAAATGAAAAGTATATTACTTCTATTATCTTTGAAGTAAGAAACATACCTGCAGCGCTTTATAAAGTACTTGGCGGTTTTGCGACTAACAGTGTAAACATCATCAAGATAGAAAGCTACTCTGGCAGTGGAACATTAACACTATCACAGTTTCACATCGATATAGACGGGCATCCAGATGAGAAAAATGTAAAATATGCACTTGAAGAGTTAGCTTACTTTGCCAACACTGTAAAAATGCTAGGTACATATATACCTCACTCTACGAGAGAGAACTTACGCGCGTAATTTAACTAATATAAGTCAAGATAAGTAACATTATTTTTAGATACACTTACTCAAAGTGAAAGAAAATGACAGAAAGAAAAATTCATACATGATTGTCGGACTGTTTTAAAGTTTATACAATGCTACTGCGATAATGAGCATGTTAAAAGTGAAAAACGTGAAGAGACTCTTCACTACTCATACCTCAAACTTCAAGAATGCCCACACGATGAAAAACCAAGCTGTAGAAAATGTCCAAAACCTTGTTATGACAAACCAGTATGGAAACTTATAGCAAAAATCATGAGATATAGCAGTTTGAGACTTGGCATCATAAAAATACGAAAAAACTCTTTGATCGTTTTAGGAAGAGTGCTTAAAGAGCAGATCTTGCTTTATGTTCTTTCTTATCAAGATACATTTTTTCATCAGCTTTGCGAATCAAAACATCAGCTTCTTCAAAAGTATCTGGACCAGTGTCAACAATGCCAATACTTAAAGTTACATGTTTAAATATTTTATTTACTTCAAGCCTTAAGCGAGTAACGTATATATCATGTGCTTCTTCTGCCTTACATTCTGGTAAGACAATACAAAACTCATCTCCTCCATAACGAAAACAGCTATCTTCTACACGTGATACTTTTTTTATAGACTCTCCTACAGCTCTTAAGATATCATCTCCTTTATGATGCCCTTGGGTATCATTAATTATTTTAAAATCATTAATATCTATATATACAACTGAAACTGATTCAGAGCGACGCTCAGCTGCTCTTAATGTTACCGTAAGAGTTTCTAATAGAGTTCTGACATTTAACAAACCTGTCAGAGCATCTGTTCTTGACATAGTTTCCAACTGCTGCGTTCTCTGCATAACAGTTTCTTCTAGTACTAAAGCATAGCTCTCTGACTTCTCTTTTGAAGATTCTATTTCTGATACTAAACTTCTAATGTAAGTTTCAAACACTAAAGTTATGTCAAACAAGAACAATTTATCAAGTGCTCCAAGCGTCGCTATTAACTCAACTGAGTCTTTAATCTCTTCTCTAATCATAGTTGTAAGTATCTTTTTAAGAGTATTAATAGCTGAAAGGTAAAGTTTTGGTTCAACTCCAATACGCTTATGTACCAATCCTATTCTAAGTCTATTATTGACATATTCAAGATCATAAAGTCCACTAAAAAGATCTAACAAATATTTACGCTGTGCATTTTTAAGCTTAAACAGAGTATCAGCATCTCCAATCAAAAGTGCTATTTCAGGAACTGATGTTTGCATCTCATAAAACGCGTCAACTAACTCATCCATCCTAGGTTCTATAAAAGTTTTACATTTTCTTAAAAACTCAAAATCTGTATCTCCAAGATTAAACAGTAGTTTTCGATTTGTAATTTCAAACTCTGTAATTCTCATTTGTTCTAGTAGTGTTTGATCTGTTCGCTTCATAATAGATTCCCTTATTGATGTGGTATTTGTTTAGGAATATTATATTCCATCATATCTTAATTTGCAAATGTTACTATTCATTTCATTAATCCAGTTTATTTAATAGTATAATTCCCTAAAAAAGAAACAACTATGCAAAACCTAATAACCCTACTAACTCAAAAAACAAATCTAAAAAAAGAACACATCCAAAACATTTTAAAACTTCTTGATGAAGGTTCTACTATTCCTTTTATTGCCCGTTATCGTAAAGAGATGACTGGTGGTGCTGATGATGAAGTTCTTCGTGATTTTGAAACTATTTACATAAGTTCTAAAAATCTTTTGGAACGTAAGGAAGAGATTTCTCGTCTGATTGGTGAGAGAGCTACTTTAACAGATGCCATAAGTAAAAGCATCTCAGATGCTGAGACTATGAGAGCTTTGGAAGATATATATAGACCTTATAAAGAAAAGAAAAGTTCTCGTGCTACAACTGCCATGGAAAATGGTCTTACTCCTTTAGCTAACACTCTTCAAAGCGCAAGACTCTCTGCATCTGAGTTCACACAAGAAGCGAAGAAGTTTGTAAAAGGTAATGTTGCATCTGCCCAAGATGCAGTAAAAGGTGCTCAAGACATTTTGGCTGAGAGATATGCAGACCAGCCTCGTGAGCGTGAAGCCATCAGAAACACAATGCTTCGCCACGGTTCTTTGGAGACTAAAAAAACTAAAAGCTTTGATGAAAATGGAACTTTTAAAAACTTCGCTGGTAAAAGTGAAAAAGTAGCTTACATTCCTTCGCATCGTTACCTTGCCATTATGCGTGGAGTAAAAGAGAAAGAGCTATCTGTAAAAATAACTACAGATGTAAACCACATAGAAGAGAACATCAAACAGTACAAGATTCCTCGTCATGCATCTAGCTCTAGCGAACTGCTTTTTGATGCTTACAAAGATGGACTAAAAAGACTTCTTCTTCCATCGTTGGAGAGAGAAGTTCACAGCGAACTAAAATTAAAAGCGGACGTTTCTGCCATCAACGTTTTTGGTAAAAACCTCAACCAACTTCTTATGACTCCACCTGTTACAAAGAGAGTTCTTTTAGGAGTTGATCCGGCATATGTGAGTGGATGTAAACTAGCTGTTATAGATGACAACGGCAACTACTTAGAATCCGCTGTAATCTACCCTACACAGCCAAAGAACGACTATGAGAACTCTAAGAAAAAAGTTATAACACTAACAAACAAATATAACATCACAGGTGTAGCCATAGGCAATGGAACAGGCTCCAGAGAAACACAGGAGTTCTTCGCTCGTCTTAACAAAGAAGAAGGTATGAACCTAAACTATACAGTTGTCTCAGAAGCTGGAGCATCTGTATACTCAGCATCTAAGCTTGCACAAGATGAGTACCCAGACCTTGATGTAACTATTCGTGGTGCTATTTCCATAGCTCAAAGACTTCGTGACCCGATGGCAACTCTTGTAAAGATAGATGCTAAGTCTCTTGGCATCGGACAGTATCAACACGATGTTGACCAGAAGCTTTTAGCTAAAAGACTTGATGATGTTACTTGTGACCTTGTAAACCGTGTAGGTGTAGATATCAACTCTGCATCTGCATCTCTGCTTTCTCATGTTGCAGGAATTGGTGCAAAGATAGCTCAAAACATCATTGCATATCGTGATGAGAATGGAAACTTCACTACAAAAGACCAACTTCTAAAAGTAAAAGGTCTAGGTAAAAAAGCTTATGAGCAAGCAGCAGGTTTCATCCGTATAAAAAATGGTAAAAATGTGTTTGACAACAGCGGCATCCACCCTGAGAGTTACAAGATAGCTAAACAGATAAACGGCTTAGACCTCAGCACTATAGATGCAGAGACAAAATCCAAAGAGCTTGGAGTTGGTAAGGAGACTCTCAAAGACATCATTAAAGAGCTTCAGAAGCCCGGTTTTGATCCGAGAGAGGATTTGCCTCCAATTCCATTTAAAGAGGACGTAACAGACATTAAAATGCTCAAAGAGGGTAGTTTTGTCTCAGGTGTTGTTCGTAACATTGCAGACTTTGGTGCTTTTGTAGATATCGGGCTAAAAAATGAC
Protein-coding regions in this window:
- a CDS encoding DUF234 domain-containing protein, which translates into the protein MAKHPTLLEQFRSFYFQNNPKDMEQAIKYFGVFGGMSWSVDMDKPLSELIESKVFKNYKYIHADITKITESDKHSHQLLSGIATGDRRMHSALKRARISRNDGEYAMENLFERGLLEAEYSLESPPNEEDRIDKKLNFPKPFMRFWFSFISPYFKSIKDGDYKEAKETFANREQEFSELIFTKLAMEVVKKSIKDDPIKEIGSYWDRNTEIDILAKTKSGKIVAGICKNSNSKAKKTDLTKLKEQCEKAELTPDICVIISKSGFSNELKNEKGAELRLLTLKNFKSLVEDLSEKDFIECSGKRY
- a CDS encoding prephenate dehydratase, whose translation is MKKKVAYQGVKGAYSHLACHHAYPEYEAIACKSFDDTMYLVEENEADLAMIPMENSTAGRVEEIYRLIPKMNLYIIAEHFEPVNHCLLALPGAKLEDLKTVSSHPQALAQCKNHIEKHNLDARAKFDTAGSAEELVSMQDKTHSAIASSLAAEIYDLEILEEGFQDLKNNTTRFLILSKEHIVPAFCENEKYITSIIFEVRNIPAALYKVLGGFATNSVNIIKIESYSGSGTLTLSQFHIDIDGHPDEKNVKYALEELAYFANTVKMLGTYIPHSTRENLRA
- a CDS encoding protoglobin domain-containing protein → MKRTDQTLLEQMRITEFEITNRKLLFNLGDTDFEFLRKCKTFIEPRMDELVDAFYEMQTSVPEIALLIGDADTLFKLKNAQRKYLLDLFSGLYDLEYVNNRLRIGLVHKRIGVEPKLYLSAINTLKKILTTMIREEIKDSVELIATLGALDKLFLFDITLVFETYIRSLVSEIESSKEKSESYALVLEETVMQRTQQLETMSRTDALTGLLNVRTLLETLTVTLRAAERRSESVSVVYIDINDFKIINDTQGHHKGDDILRAVGESIKKVSRVEDSCFRYGGDEFCIVLPECKAEEAHDIYVTRLRLEVNKIFKHVTLSIGIVDTGPDTFEEADVLIRKADEKMYLDKKEHKARSAL
- a CDS encoding helix-hairpin-helix domain-containing protein, yielding MQNLITLLTQKTNLKKEHIQNILKLLDEGSTIPFIARYRKEMTGGADDEVLRDFETIYISSKNLLERKEEISRLIGERATLTDAISKSISDAETMRALEDIYRPYKEKKSSRATTAMENGLTPLANTLQSARLSASEFTQEAKKFVKGNVASAQDAVKGAQDILAERYADQPREREAIRNTMLRHGSLETKKTKSFDENGTFKNFAGKSEKVAYIPSHRYLAIMRGVKEKELSVKITTDVNHIEENIKQYKIPRHASSSSELLFDAYKDGLKRLLLPSLEREVHSELKLKADVSAINVFGKNLNQLLMTPPVTKRVLLGVDPAYVSGCKLAVIDDNGNYLESAVIYPTQPKNDYENSKKKVITLTNKYNITGVAIGNGTGSRETQEFFARLNKEEGMNLNYTVVSEAGASVYSASKLAQDEYPDLDVTIRGAISIAQRLRDPMATLVKIDAKSLGIGQYQHDVDQKLLAKRLDDVTCDLVNRVGVDINSASASLLSHVAGIGAKIAQNIIAYRDENGNFTTKDQLLKVKGLGKKAYEQAAGFIRIKNGKNVFDNSGIHPESYKIAKQINGLDLSTIDAETKSKELGVGKETLKDIIKELQKPGFDPREDLPPIPFKEDVTDIKMLKEGSFVSGVVRNIADFGAFVDIGLKNDGMIHISKMSEKRIAHPLEVLSLNQYLPQIEVISVDNEKGKVSLSLLKTF